One Pseudodesulfovibrio senegalensis DNA segment encodes these proteins:
- a CDS encoding ferredoxin: MSNATNTQHVELDLVHCNGCQGCVDLNPDIFEWDETTDRPIVIRPEATIQEVQDAMNCCPGECILIKE, from the coding sequence ATGAGCAACGCTACAAATACCCAACATGTGGAACTGGACCTTGTGCACTGCAATGGGTGCCAAGGGTGTGTGGACTTGAATCCCGATATTTTCGAATGGGATGAGACCACTGACAGGCCTATAGTCATCCGCCCCGAAGCAACCATACAAGAGGTGCAGGATGCCATGAACTGCTGCCCTGGGGAGTGCATCCTGATCAAGGAGTAA
- a CDS encoding ABC transporter substrate-binding protein: protein MKIFRTTHGGVFGGNGWIFISLTAVFLLFICLYGCFEERDSPGAALLSTGYTDIAEQAKGTIVHFYMDDSDSFANKWVDTVLCPFMKRRYDISVVRVPVVLDAFAREVVASRDRGDSHGSADLVGVYGRNFRNLKQAGALFGPYAEKLPNYLFFVNKDMAGIDFGMPVDGYETPFGMSRFVFEYDADRMNEPPRTMEQLRQWIKDNPGRFTYCAPPNPIGAAFIRQVLFAVSGGADQYYRIFDRKLLERNVPLLWDYLEDIRPFMWKKGNEYPESRAHMDGLFASGEIWLNMSYRPLHASSMVLAGEYPMSVRSYAMEDGALFHLHCVAIPFDAPNKGGAMVLANVLMSPEVQYSKLGPVLWGDLPGIDVSRLPGSICDRFSSVYLGRAAASHHDLAVAAIPEISAEYENDLEQGWKYHFEP from the coding sequence ATGAAGATTTTCCGCACGACTCATGGTGGAGTGTTTGGCGGGAACGGCTGGATATTTATCAGTCTGACGGCCGTTTTTTTGCTTTTTATCTGTTTGTATGGGTGTTTTGAAGAACGGGACAGTCCGGGGGCGGCACTGTTGTCCACGGGGTATACCGATATTGCCGAACAGGCAAAGGGAACCATTGTTCATTTTTACATGGATGACAGTGATTCGTTTGCGAATAAGTGGGTAGATACTGTGTTATGTCCGTTCATGAAACGGCGTTATGATATTTCCGTTGTGCGTGTTCCCGTTGTTTTGGATGCGTTTGCGCGGGAGGTTGTTGCTTCCAGGGATAGGGGCGATTCGCATGGAAGTGCCGACTTGGTGGGCGTTTACGGCAGAAATTTTCGAAATTTGAAACAGGCTGGGGCTTTGTTCGGGCCGTATGCGGAAAAGCTTCCCAATTATCTTTTCTTTGTGAACAAGGATATGGCCGGTATTGATTTCGGCATGCCGGTTGACGGTTATGAAACGCCGTTCGGCATGTCCAGGTTCGTCTTTGAATACGATGCGGACCGAATGAACGAGCCGCCACGAACAATGGAGCAGCTCAGGCAGTGGATCAAGGATAACCCTGGCCGTTTCACGTACTGTGCGCCTCCGAATCCGATTGGGGCTGCCTTCATTCGGCAGGTCCTGTTTGCTGTTTCCGGCGGGGCAGATCAATATTATCGTATCTTTGACAGAAAATTGTTGGAGCGCAACGTGCCGTTGTTGTGGGACTACCTTGAGGATATTCGACCATTCATGTGGAAGAAGGGAAATGAATATCCGGAAAGCCGGGCCCATATGGATGGCTTGTTTGCTTCCGGGGAAATCTGGCTGAACATGTCGTATCGGCCATTGCATGCTTCCTCAATGGTTCTGGCTGGCGAATATCCCATGTCGGTTCGCAGCTATGCCATGGAGGACGGCGCCCTTTTTCATTTGCACTGTGTGGCCATCCCTTTTGACGCGCCCAACAAGGGTGGGGCAATGGTGCTTGCCAATGTGCTCATGTCCCCTGAGGTGCAGTATTCCAAGCTCGGTCCCGTGCTCTGGGGAGATCTCCCCGGCATTGACGTCTCTCGCCTGCCAGGCAGTATTTGCGATCGTTTTTCATCGGTGTATTTGGGACGTGCTGCAGCTTCGCACCATGACTTGGCAGTGGCGGCCATTCCGGAGATCTCGGCGGAATACGAGAATGATCTGGAACAGGGGTGGAAGTATCATTTTGAACCATAA
- the aroL gene encoding shikimate kinase AroL, which yields MKNIYLTGPRACGKTTVGKMLAEYLKRPFVDTDQVFVEKHGQSIAECVDAEGWDVFRNREAAVLRELAGRQGLVVACGGGIVLREENRKILARGMTVYFDIDADELAQRLENDPLEAQRPSLTGKSLAEEVRDVLKRRDPMYRESAHVVITKDLPEFMVRTIARSAERLTEKT from the coding sequence ATGAAAAACATATACCTCACAGGGCCGCGCGCTTGCGGCAAGACCACGGTTGGGAAAATGCTGGCCGAATACCTGAAACGGCCTTTTGTGGACACGGATCAGGTGTTTGTGGAAAAGCACGGGCAATCCATTGCCGAGTGTGTGGACGCCGAAGGTTGGGATGTGTTTCGCAATCGCGAGGCCGCCGTTCTTCGGGAGCTTGCGGGCAGACAAGGCCTTGTGGTTGCCTGTGGCGGGGGCATTGTGCTGCGCGAGGAGAACAGAAAGATTTTGGCGCGGGGCATGACGGTATATTTTGATATCGATGCGGACGAGTTGGCGCAGCGCCTTGAGAATGACCCGCTTGAGGCCCAGCGTCCGAGCCTGACCGGCAAGTCTCTTGCTGAAGAAGTTCGGGATGTACTCAAGCGCCGTGATCCCATGTATCGGGAAAGCGCCCATGTGGTTATTACCAAGGATTTGCCGGAGTTCATGGTTCGCACCATTGCGCGGTCTGCAGAGCGGTTGACGGAAAAAACTTGA
- a CDS encoding GAK system CofD-like protein, with translation MDRLRERLKTMEHRLERLQADPQNGPRILFFSGGTALRRASSELVRHTWNSVHIVTPFDSGGSSAVLRREFSMPAVGDARNRLLALADTDDPAIAPVADFLGYRLPKEEEASALRREIDAMVRGKHSAMTELPKTAATAIRSCLSDFLDACSPSFDFRNASVGNLVLTALFLRNERRSAPAIDEFATLVRARGTVRLVLDEPLDLMAEYADGKTVVGQHRITGKEVEPVKSRVERIRFVRGTQNVPRSEVRIDEQIRRLISDADLICYPVGSFYTSIVANLLPAGVADAVAANGCPKVFVPNLGLDPELFNTSLSDQVSAIIGFLRRGAIVKAGGSYLDAVLIDSGDAHYPGDVDEVFFEKLGLEILRTPLLDGKRGLADPAGLVRALLALSC, from the coding sequence TTGGACAGGTTGCGTGAACGTCTGAAGACGATGGAGCACAGGCTGGAACGGCTGCAGGCCGATCCGCAGAACGGTCCGCGTATACTGTTTTTCAGTGGGGGCACAGCCCTGCGGCGGGCAAGTTCTGAGTTGGTTCGCCATACATGGAATTCCGTCCATATTGTCACCCCGTTTGATTCCGGGGGAAGTTCCGCTGTTTTGCGACGGGAGTTTTCCATGCCTGCGGTGGGCGATGCCAGAAATCGCCTGCTAGCCCTTGCCGATACCGACGATCCTGCCATTGCTCCTGTTGCTGATTTTCTGGGGTATCGTTTGCCAAAAGAGGAAGAAGCGTCTGCATTGCGTCGTGAGATCGATGCGATGGTTCGCGGTAAGCACTCGGCAATGACGGAGTTGCCCAAGACTGCCGCAACGGCCATTCGTTCCTGTTTGTCGGATTTTCTTGATGCCTGTTCCCCGTCTTTTGATTTTCGCAATGCCAGCGTCGGCAACCTTGTGCTGACTGCTTTGTTCTTGCGCAATGAGCGCCGCAGTGCTCCTGCCATTGACGAGTTTGCAACGCTGGTTCGTGCCCGCGGCACGGTGCGGCTTGTATTGGATGAGCCTCTTGATCTCATGGCCGAGTACGCGGACGGAAAAACCGTGGTCGGTCAGCATCGCATTACTGGCAAGGAAGTCGAACCGGTCAAGTCGCGTGTGGAACGAATCCGTTTTGTGCGCGGTACGCAAAATGTGCCCCGAAGCGAGGTCCGTATTGATGAACAGATCAGGAGGTTGATTTCCGATGCCGATCTGATCTGTTATCCGGTGGGCAGTTTTTATACCAGTATTGTGGCCAACCTGCTTCCGGCGGGTGTTGCAGATGCCGTGGCCGCAAACGGTTGCCCCAAGGTTTTTGTTCCCAATTTGGGGCTCGATCCGGAACTGTTCAATACGAGTCTGTCCGATCAGGTCTCGGCCATAATAGGCTTTTTGCGTCGCGGGGCCATCGTCAAGGCTGGCGGGTCTTACCTGGATGCCGTGCTTATTGATTCCGGTGACGCCCATTACCCGGGCGATGTGGATGAGGTTTTTTTCGAAAAGCTGGGGTTGGAGATACTCAGGACGCCTTTGCTTGACGGAAAACGTGGTCTTGCGGACCCGGCTGGTCTGGTGCGCGCCTTGTTGGCACTTTCGTGCTAG
- a CDS encoding TrkH family potassium uptake protein, which produces MRSKLLTPFWLPVWFFAAAIVLGAVLLRLDWCDGTQSLSFIDALFTSTSAICVTGLVVVDTGSYFTRAGQGVILLLIQLGGLGIMTYTSLMLYLLGRRVSLGDRMAVGLSLLHDPRFSLRGFLFRVLLMTMLIEGVGAIALWFLDPVGFSFFSAIFHSISAFCNAGFSLFPNSLVRWQGDWAVNAVFMILITAGGLGFYVLNECSGIVGRRIKTLTHSAPSKPHRMSWHTRVVLNTSLFLVVAGALAIFGAELAGGESFGDWDDELLMALFQSVSCRTAGFNTVEIAHMTNVSLVFMLFLMFVGGSPGSCAGGIKTTTIRALWAFIVAQFRGSEQTRIGRFSLSSQSMNKAFTLVVFAGFIVAGTTIVLNISEGGDIPHIQARGHFLETLFEVFSAYGTVGLSTGLTGSLTSVGKVVVIMLMFVGRLGPMWLLSALQSWQAEERYRVAEQDLPLG; this is translated from the coding sequence ATGCGTTCCAAGCTATTAACTCCATTTTGGCTGCCCGTATGGTTTTTTGCGGCCGCAATCGTGCTGGGTGCGGTGCTGTTGCGTCTTGATTGGTGCGATGGGACCCAGAGCCTTTCGTTTATTGACGCCTTGTTCACATCAACCTCGGCCATTTGCGTTACCGGTCTGGTCGTTGTTGACACCGGCTCCTATTTTACCCGGGCGGGACAAGGGGTCATTCTTCTGCTCATCCAGTTGGGTGGGCTGGGTATCATGACCTATACGAGTCTTATGCTGTATCTGCTCGGACGTCGGGTTTCGCTTGGCGACCGGATGGCTGTGGGGCTCAGCCTGTTGCATGATCCCCGGTTCAGCCTGCGTGGATTTCTTTTTCGTGTACTGCTCATGACCATGCTGATCGAAGGGGTAGGGGCGATCGCCCTGTGGTTTTTGGACCCTGTTGGTTTTTCTTTTTTTTCTGCAATATTTCATTCGATTTCGGCATTTTGTAACGCCGGATTTTCATTGTTCCCGAACAGCTTGGTCCGCTGGCAGGGTGATTGGGCTGTCAATGCGGTATTCATGATTTTGATCACCGCAGGTGGGCTCGGCTTTTATGTGTTGAACGAATGTTCCGGAATTGTCGGCCGACGAATCAAGACGTTGACGCATTCGGCACCGAGCAAGCCGCATCGCATGAGTTGGCACACACGGGTTGTGCTCAATACTTCTTTGTTTCTCGTCGTGGCCGGAGCGTTGGCTATTTTTGGCGCGGAATTGGCCGGAGGCGAGTCGTTTGGTGATTGGGATGACGAGTTGCTCATGGCGCTTTTCCAATCAGTGTCCTGTCGTACGGCCGGATTCAATACTGTGGAAATTGCCCACATGACAAATGTGTCCCTGGTTTTCATGTTGTTTCTCATGTTTGTGGGAGGATCACCGGGATCGTGTGCCGGTGGCATCAAGACAACTACCATACGAGCCTTGTGGGCGTTTATCGTGGCTCAGTTCCGCGGCAGTGAACAAACGCGGATCGGTCGTTTTTCCCTGTCTTCGCAATCCATGAACAAGGCTTTCACGTTGGTGGTTTTCGCCGGGTTCATCGTGGCCGGGACCACTATCGTGCTCAATATCAGCGAGGGCGGCGACATTCCGCATATTCAGGCCCGCGGGCATTTTCTGGAAACGCTTTTCGAAGTGTTTTCGGCCTATGGGACCGTGGGGCTCTCCACCGGATTGACCGGATCGTTGACTTCCGTGGGCAAAGTTGTCGTTATCATGCTCATGTTTGTGGGCAGGCTCGGTCCCATGTGGCTGTTGTCCGCATTGCAGAGCTGGCAGGCCGAGGAACGGTATCGGGTTGCGGAGCAGGATTTGCCGCTGGGCTAG
- a CDS encoding potassium channel family protein produces the protein MANKIEVGVVGLGKFGQAFARAFQEKGHTVVGVDRSESNVRRVQSYLYQTFQADGTDKGALEQVGFKELDQVVVSTGKSMEASILVVLNLQELGVKKIWVKAVSEEHEKVLKRLGVHFVVFPERFVAQQIAHRMAVPGLLDYLGLGEDVVVREVEVDQWQGKSLRQLDLTNRFNVQVVAFRAKEQEGLSFVPRADVVLTRGDTLVILGKGDDVLELADS, from the coding sequence ATGGCAAACAAGATTGAAGTCGGCGTTGTGGGTCTGGGTAAGTTTGGTCAGGCTTTCGCACGGGCCTTTCAGGAAAAGGGACATACCGTTGTCGGGGTCGATCGTTCGGAAAGCAACGTTCGTCGCGTGCAGAGTTATTTGTATCAGACTTTTCAGGCGGACGGCACGGACAAGGGGGCCCTGGAACAGGTTGGTTTCAAGGAGCTCGATCAGGTGGTGGTTTCCACGGGCAAGTCCATGGAAGCCAGCATTCTCGTGGTGCTCAATCTCCAGGAGTTGGGCGTAAAGAAAATCTGGGTCAAGGCCGTGAGCGAAGAGCATGAAAAAGTGCTCAAGCGTCTTGGTGTACATTTTGTGGTTTTCCCTGAACGGTTTGTTGCCCAGCAAATAGCCCATCGCATGGCTGTGCCCGGTCTTCTGGATTATCTGGGCCTTGGTGAAGACGTGGTTGTGCGCGAGGTCGAAGTTGATCAATGGCAGGGCAAAAGCTTGCGCCAACTGGACCTTACCAATCGTTTCAACGTGCAGGTGGTGGCTTTCAGGGCCAAGGAGCAGGAAGGCCTTTCCTTTGTGCCTCGTGCGGATGTCGTGTTGACCCGCGGTGATACTCTTGTCATCCTCGGAAAAGGTGATGACGTACTTGAACTTGCAGATAGCTAG
- the aroC gene encoding chorismate synthase gives MSGNSFGTIFRLTTFGESHGPGLGGVVDGCPAGVPMSEEIIQQELDRRRPGSGKASTARKESDRVRLLSGVFDGMTTGTSIGFYVENEDQRSRDYSTLKDIFRPGHADFSFHAKFGRRDYRGGGRSSGRETLSRVAGGAIAQELLRQQGIALYASTVELGGISVATMNYEDAAQTPYFSADRDVVAAWDERIDAVKADGDTLGGVVEVRAVGVPPGLGEPVFDKLDARLAYALMGVGAVKAVEIGSGCVAARSTGSANNDYMTLDGFTSNNAGGSLGGISSGQDVVARAYIKPIPSIAREQKCMHRNGETVCVRVGGRHDISAIPRINPVLKAMMALTLADLLLVDRRLGERL, from the coding sequence ATGAGCGGCAACTCTTTCGGAACCATATTCCGGTTGACTACCTTTGGTGAATCCCATGGGCCCGGCCTTGGCGGTGTTGTGGACGGTTGTCCCGCCGGCGTTCCCATGAGCGAAGAGATTATTCAGCAGGAATTGGACAGGCGCAGGCCCGGAAGTGGCAAAGCTTCCACGGCGCGCAAGGAGTCCGACAGAGTACGGCTGCTCTCCGGGGTTTTTGACGGCATGACCACGGGAACGTCTATTGGCTTTTACGTGGAAAATGAGGATCAGCGTTCCCGCGATTATTCCACTCTCAAGGATATTTTTCGGCCCGGACATGCGGATTTTTCCTTTCATGCCAAGTTCGGGCGCCGGGATTACCGCGGTGGCGGCAGGTCGTCCGGCCGCGAAACCCTGTCCCGCGTGGCGGGCGGGGCCATTGCGCAGGAGCTGTTGCGCCAGCAGGGCATAGCTCTTTATGCCAGCACTGTGGAATTGGGCGGAATTTCCGTCGCGACCATGAATTATGAAGATGCAGCCCAGACGCCGTATTTCAGTGCGGACCGGGATGTGGTTGCTGCATGGGATGAGCGAATCGATGCGGTCAAAGCCGATGGAGATACGTTGGGCGGCGTTGTGGAGGTCCGTGCCGTAGGCGTTCCTCCGGGGCTTGGCGAACCTGTTTTTGACAAGCTGGATGCCCGGCTTGCCTATGCCCTGATGGGCGTGGGCGCGGTCAAGGCCGTGGAGATCGGGTCCGGTTGCGTTGCGGCTCGCAGTACCGGCTCTGCCAACAACGACTACATGACGCTTGACGGTTTTACGTCAAACAATGCCGGGGGCAGTCTTGGCGGTATTTCCAGCGGGCAGGATGTCGTTGCCAGAGCATACATCAAGCCGATCCCGTCCATTGCCCGCGAGCAGAAGTGCATGCATCGAAACGGAGAAACCGTGTGTGTGCGCGTGGGCGGACGACATGATATTTCGGCCATTCCACGGATCAATCCGGTGCTCAAGGCCATGATGGCCCTGACATTGGCTGACCTGTTGCTGGTGGATCGTCGTTTGGGCGAACGCCTATAA
- a CDS encoding transposase codes for MLASFEHPIVSGLIEGANNKIKTWKRQV; via the coding sequence ATTCTCGCCTCGTTTGAACATCCCATTGTATCTGGTCTGATCGAAGGGGCGAACAACAAGATAAAGACATGGAAGCGGCAGGTGTGA
- a CDS encoding M16 family metallopeptidase translates to MGQLFSRYIRPDQLATAILAPENSGIKEDKLSGQTKAIWKTEKRAEQESDTDTGISKTVSLPNGSKLILMPDTTLPYTALSMYWAGGEGDVPASKQGLAALSASVLTRGTASMNATEIEDFLSDHAASIGASAGRTTFALEAKYPSRFSGKVLPLLKEMALSPSWDKEEVDRARQDQIASIKRREDQPLGLMFRHLFPFLFADAPYSYLSDGTPASVAAITAADARKFWEKQRTRPFTMAVVGDFDAKNIEDFAKAVATAHSDPSNNYAFPKLRWNTAREKDMSLPERNQAHIVMSFPVPGKSDLETSAQLAVLKAALAGQSGLLFRDMRDKQGLGYTVTSFLWQAREGGLMALYIGTSPDKVDQALKGFKTVLKELELDPLPQKELDRAKSILKGEYYQEHQSLLSRSREAALLTTLGFDTDHERMLIEKAQSVTPQQIQKLARTYLNADKAYLMKVLP, encoded by the coding sequence ATGGGCCAACTCTTCAGTCGCTACATTCGCCCCGACCAGTTGGCCACGGCCATTCTTGCTCCGGAAAATTCCGGCATCAAGGAAGACAAGCTGAGCGGCCAGACAAAAGCCATCTGGAAAACCGAAAAACGCGCCGAACAAGAGTCTGATACGGACACCGGAATTTCCAAAACGGTTTCACTGCCCAATGGCAGCAAGCTCATCCTCATGCCGGACACCACCCTGCCCTACACCGCCTTATCCATGTACTGGGCCGGAGGCGAAGGGGATGTTCCCGCCAGCAAGCAGGGATTGGCCGCCTTGAGCGCAAGCGTGCTGACACGAGGAACCGCCAGCATGAACGCAACCGAAATCGAGGATTTCCTTTCCGACCATGCTGCCAGTATCGGCGCAAGTGCGGGCAGAACCACCTTTGCGCTGGAAGCGAAATACCCCTCGCGTTTCAGTGGAAAGGTGTTGCCACTACTCAAGGAAATGGCTCTTTCGCCTTCCTGGGACAAGGAAGAAGTGGATCGCGCCCGTCAAGATCAGATCGCATCCATCAAACGTCGAGAAGACCAGCCGCTCGGACTGATGTTCCGCCACCTTTTCCCGTTCCTTTTTGCAGACGCGCCCTACAGCTACCTTTCGGACGGCACACCCGCATCTGTTGCCGCAATCACTGCCGCGGATGCCCGCAAGTTCTGGGAAAAACAACGGACAAGGCCCTTCACCATGGCCGTTGTCGGTGATTTTGATGCCAAAAACATTGAGGACTTTGCAAAGGCCGTGGCGACCGCACACTCCGATCCCTCCAATAATTACGCGTTCCCCAAGCTGCGATGGAATACGGCACGCGAAAAGGACATGTCCCTGCCGGAACGCAACCAGGCACACATCGTCATGAGCTTCCCGGTTCCCGGAAAATCCGACCTTGAAACGTCGGCACAACTGGCCGTTCTCAAGGCCGCCCTTGCCGGTCAATCCGGGCTTCTGTTCCGGGACATGCGCGATAAACAGGGTCTCGGATACACGGTCACCTCCTTTCTCTGGCAGGCTCGCGAAGGCGGCCTCATGGCACTGTACATCGGCACCAGCCCGGACAAGGTGGATCAAGCCCTCAAGGGATTCAAAACGGTTCTCAAAGAGCTTGAACTCGACCCGCTGCCCCAAAAGGAACTGGACCGGGCCAAAAGCATCCTCAAGGGGGAATACTACCAGGAACACCAATCCCTGCTTTCCCGCAGCCGGGAGGCAGCCCTGTTGACGACCCTGGGTTTCGACACTGATCATGAGCGCATGCTCATCGAAAAGGCGCAATCCGTCACCCCGCAGCAAATCCAAAAGCTTGCCCGAACTTACCTGAATGCGGACAAGGCCTATCTCATGAAAGTGCTGCCCTAG
- a CDS encoding DVU0772 family protein, with translation MGSLREYRNLDIDWNMTPEDAVTMYLEWGNNSWHADHRPVTSKADFSNYFVVYAWDDNPKVMLIRRNSEEARELVVLDLPEKIGRRFLESVSHLKGVYAPNQEVREWLETQMDV, from the coding sequence ATGGGTAGCCTGAGAGAATACAGGAATCTGGACATAGATTGGAACATGACTCCCGAAGATGCAGTGACCATGTACCTTGAGTGGGGAAACAATTCCTGGCATGCCGACCATCGGCCCGTCACTTCCAAGGCTGATTTCAGTAATTATTTCGTGGTATATGCCTGGGATGACAACCCCAAGGTCATGCTCATCAGGCGCAATTCGGAAGAAGCTCGGGAATTGGTTGTACTCGACCTTCCTGAGAAGATTGGAAGACGTTTTCTCGAGTCCGTAAGCCACCTCAAGGGAGTATATGCTCCCAACCAGGAAGTGCGTGAGTGGCTGGAGACACAGATGGACGTCTAA
- a CDS encoding PLP-dependent aminotransferase family protein codes for MPNTYASRMGTVHRSFIREILKVTADPSIISFAGGLPNPRMFPVEAMKEAAVSVLGTSGPASLQYSTTEGDPVLREFIAGRYSKTKNLSVTPDDLIVTTGSQQCLDLVGKVFLNKGDKVVIESPGYLGAIQSFSLFEPEFVAVPLESDGPDLQRLEEAFADGAKVFYAVPNFQNPSGLSYSLEKRRAVAKLLDKYGVLFVEDDPYGELRFKGEHLPTVHSLQKKPGILLGSFSKIAAPGFRIGWLVASGERRDKLIIAKQAADLHTSTVTQAVMREYVLNNDVEEHIRHICEVYGSHRDVMVAMIDEYFPDTVETTRPDGGMFLWVTLPKGCSSMELFDKAIERKVAFVPGKPFYTDGGGENTLRLNFSNAEPDRIEEGIKRLAESIREFVR; via the coding sequence ATGCCAAATACATATGCAAGCAGAATGGGGACGGTGCATCGTTCCTTTATTCGGGAAATTCTCAAGGTCACTGCTGACCCTTCCATCATATCCTTTGCGGGCGGTTTGCCCAATCCCCGGATGTTTCCGGTGGAGGCCATGAAGGAGGCCGCGGTTTCGGTTCTGGGCACGAGCGGCCCTGCTTCCCTGCAGTATTCCACCACCGAAGGGGACCCTGTGCTTCGGGAGTTTATTGCCGGGCGGTATTCGAAAACCAAGAATCTTTCGGTCACGCCGGATGATTTGATTGTTACCACCGGATCTCAGCAATGCCTGGATCTTGTGGGTAAGGTTTTTTTGAACAAGGGTGACAAGGTCGTTATTGAAAGTCCCGGATATCTGGGGGCCATTCAGTCGTTCTCCCTGTTTGAACCAGAGTTCGTGGCCGTCCCGCTGGAATCCGACGGCCCTGATCTGCAACGGCTGGAAGAGGCGTTTGCCGATGGCGCAAAGGTCTTTTACGCCGTACCCAATTTTCAGAATCCGTCCGGCCTGAGTTACAGCCTGGAAAAGCGTCGGGCTGTTGCCAAGCTTTTGGACAAGTACGGCGTTCTCTTTGTTGAGGATGATCCCTATGGCGAGTTGCGTTTTAAGGGCGAACATCTGCCCACGGTACATTCCCTGCAAAAAAAGCCGGGCATTTTACTTGGTTCCTTTTCCAAAATTGCGGCTCCGGGATTTCGGATCGGTTGGCTCGTGGCTTCGGGTGAGCGGCGTGACAAGCTGATCATCGCCAAGCAGGCTGCGGATTTGCACACAAGCACAGTGACCCAGGCGGTCATGCGGGAATATGTGCTGAATAATGATGTGGAAGAGCATATCAGGCATATTTGCGAAGTCTATGGTTCCCATCGTGACGTCATGGTTGCAATGATCGACGAATATTTTCCGGATACCGTGGAAACCACACGGCCGGACGGCGGAATGTTTTTGTGGGTCACCTTGCCGAAAGGGTGTTCCTCCATGGAGTTGTTCGACAAGGCCATTGAAAGAAAAGTGGCATTTGTACCCGGCAAGCCGTTTTATACGGACGGCGGCGGGGAAAACACTCTGAGACTCAATTTTTCCAATGCGGAACCGGATCGTATTGAAGAGGGAATCAAGCGGCTGGCTGAAAGTATCAGAGAGTTTGTGCGTTAA